The following coding sequences are from one Melanotaenia boesemani isolate fMelBoe1 chromosome 17, fMelBoe1.pri, whole genome shotgun sequence window:
- the LOC121628301 gene encoding chondroitin sulfate proteoglycan 5-like isoform X1, whose protein sequence is MMACGDSRLGTWQVLLTISMVIIPLAAHGRHSLTRRHHHHNHSSVNKEALDTSMVLSDDSAEREHLIGAGIGAKLPLSSTRHHHSHKHRHLDFVEEDPPVVEELTAGGAGPDQPGSPLSDGVITVEFHSPAPDVVPSDVALDWEKAPKPQKQKGGDPTTWTLSDFYDYLSPDDDLSALDTTPEPEPTPSLPTNMEDENPLLTGSPAVPDNVRPKADSRPSLPAPPMLGPDRSDGLGVGGAMGADGCRLGFVLSGPGVCVSQCDTEPNFCFNGGVCTVVAGMGAFCRCNVQDYIWNKGTRCEWAVTEFQVLCVVVGVSSFVLLLLFMIIVFFAKRLYRLKNENRRLRKRSKYRPQSSEPQTDGLSVSTTADGSQPNVRKLCDTPPPATQAHTHNLAYYDNIICQRPSTRNTWDYKHRNPYNHFQDEPQKDNQAKSPQPKEEGSMNILNSHSPKQENNCPAPVVHGHTPNNTEENAEVNMLQNNLV, encoded by the exons GGAGACATTCACTAACCAGGCGCCATCATCACCACAACCATTCATCTGTCAACAAGGAAGCTTTGGACACCAGTATGGTACTCAGTGATGACTCAGCAGAAAGGGAACATCTGATTGGAGCAGGGATTGGGGCCAAACTCCCACTCAGCTCCACCAGACATCATCATTCTCACAAACACCGCCACCTGGATTTTGTAGAGGAAGACCCACCTGTGGTAGAGGAGCTAACTGCTGGAGGGGCAGGGCCAGACCAACCTGGAAGTCCTTTATCAGACGGTGTCATCACTGTGGAGTTTCACAGTCCTGCGCCAGATGTTGTACCCTCTGATGTTGCTCTGGATTGGGAAAAAGCCCCCAAACCCCAGAAGCAGAAAGGTGGAGACCCTACCACATGGACGCTCTCCGATTTTTATGACTACCTGTCTCCTGATGATGACCTCTCAGCATTAGATACAACACCTGAGCCAGAACCCACCCCTTCCCTTCCAACCAACATGGAGGATGAGAATCCACTCCTAACTGGCTCGCCAGCTGTTCCTGACAATGTGCGACCAAAAGCAGACAGCCGCCCATCTTTACCAGCTCCTCCGATGCTTGGGCCAGACCGCAGTGACGGGTTAGGTGTAGGTGGGGCCATGGGCGCAGATGGCTGCAGGCTAGGCTTTGTTCTGTCTGGACCTGGGGTGTGTGTTTCTCAATGTGACACTGAACCTAATTTCTGCTTCAATGGAGGAGTGTGCACCGTGGTAGCAGGGATGGGAGCTTTCTGCAG GTGCAATGTACAGGACTATATCTGGAACAAAGGCACGCGCTGTGAATGGGCTGTCACTGAGTTCCAGGttttgtgtgtggtggtgggtgTATCCTCCtttgtcctcctcctgctctTCATGATCATCGTTTTCTTTGCCAAGAGACTTTACCGCCTCAAGAACGAGAACAGGCGCCTTCGCAAACGCAG CAAGTACCGCCCACAGAGCAGCGAGCCACAGACGGACGGCCTCTCAGTTTCAACAACAGCTGACGGCTCACAGCCAAATGTAAGGAAACTGTGTGATACCCCTCCGCCTGCTACCCAAGCTCATACTCACAACCTGGCGTACTATGACAACATAATCTGTCAG AGGCCATCAACGAGAAATACCTGGGACTATAAACACAGAAACCCTTATAACCACTTCCAG GATGAGCCTCAGAAGGACAACCAAGCAAAGTCCCCCCAACCCAAGGAAGAGGGGTCTATGAATATTCTCAACTCCCATTCCCCCAAGCAGGAGAACAACTGCCCTGCTCCTGTCGTCCACGGCCACACCCCCAACAACACAGAGGAAAATGCAGAGGTAAACATGCTCCAGAATAACCTGGTGTAG
- the LOC121628301 gene encoding chondroitin sulfate proteoglycan 5-like isoform X2, giving the protein MMACGDSRLGTWQVLLTISMVIIPLAAHGRHSLTRRHHHHNHSSVNKEALDTSMVLSDDSAEREHLIGAGIGAKLPLSSTRHHHSHKHRHLDFVEEDPPVVEELTAGGAGPDQPGSPLSDGVITVEFHSPAPDVVPSDVALDWEKAPKPQKQKGGDPTTWTLSDFYDYLSPDDDLSALDTTPEPEPTPSLPTNMEDENPLLTGSPAVPDNVRPKADSRPSLPAPPMLGPDRSDGLGVGGAMGADGCRLGFVLSGPGVCVSQCDTEPNFCFNGGVCTVVAGMGAFCRCNVQDYIWNKGTRCEWAVTEFQVLCVVVGVSSFVLLLLFMIIVFFAKRLYRLKNENRRLRKRSKYRPQSSEPQTDGLSVSTTADGSQPNVRKLCDTPPPATQAHTHNLAYYDNIICQDEPQKDNQAKSPQPKEEGSMNILNSHSPKQENNCPAPVVHGHTPNNTEENAEVNMLQNNLV; this is encoded by the exons GGAGACATTCACTAACCAGGCGCCATCATCACCACAACCATTCATCTGTCAACAAGGAAGCTTTGGACACCAGTATGGTACTCAGTGATGACTCAGCAGAAAGGGAACATCTGATTGGAGCAGGGATTGGGGCCAAACTCCCACTCAGCTCCACCAGACATCATCATTCTCACAAACACCGCCACCTGGATTTTGTAGAGGAAGACCCACCTGTGGTAGAGGAGCTAACTGCTGGAGGGGCAGGGCCAGACCAACCTGGAAGTCCTTTATCAGACGGTGTCATCACTGTGGAGTTTCACAGTCCTGCGCCAGATGTTGTACCCTCTGATGTTGCTCTGGATTGGGAAAAAGCCCCCAAACCCCAGAAGCAGAAAGGTGGAGACCCTACCACATGGACGCTCTCCGATTTTTATGACTACCTGTCTCCTGATGATGACCTCTCAGCATTAGATACAACACCTGAGCCAGAACCCACCCCTTCCCTTCCAACCAACATGGAGGATGAGAATCCACTCCTAACTGGCTCGCCAGCTGTTCCTGACAATGTGCGACCAAAAGCAGACAGCCGCCCATCTTTACCAGCTCCTCCGATGCTTGGGCCAGACCGCAGTGACGGGTTAGGTGTAGGTGGGGCCATGGGCGCAGATGGCTGCAGGCTAGGCTTTGTTCTGTCTGGACCTGGGGTGTGTGTTTCTCAATGTGACACTGAACCTAATTTCTGCTTCAATGGAGGAGTGTGCACCGTGGTAGCAGGGATGGGAGCTTTCTGCAG GTGCAATGTACAGGACTATATCTGGAACAAAGGCACGCGCTGTGAATGGGCTGTCACTGAGTTCCAGGttttgtgtgtggtggtgggtgTATCCTCCtttgtcctcctcctgctctTCATGATCATCGTTTTCTTTGCCAAGAGACTTTACCGCCTCAAGAACGAGAACAGGCGCCTTCGCAAACGCAG CAAGTACCGCCCACAGAGCAGCGAGCCACAGACGGACGGCCTCTCAGTTTCAACAACAGCTGACGGCTCACAGCCAAATGTAAGGAAACTGTGTGATACCCCTCCGCCTGCTACCCAAGCTCATACTCACAACCTGGCGTACTATGACAACATAATCTGTCAG GATGAGCCTCAGAAGGACAACCAAGCAAAGTCCCCCCAACCCAAGGAAGAGGGGTCTATGAATATTCTCAACTCCCATTCCCCCAAGCAGGAGAACAACTGCCCTGCTCCTGTCGTCCACGGCCACACCCCCAACAACACAGAGGAAAATGCAGAGGTAAACATGCTCCAGAATAACCTGGTGTAG
- the LOC121628301 gene encoding chondroitin sulfate proteoglycan 5-like isoform X3 encodes MMACGDSRLGTWQVLLTISMVIIPLAAHGRHSLTRRHHHHNHSSVNKEALDTSMVLSDDSAEREHLIGAGIGAKLPLSSTRHHHSHKHRHLDFVEEDPPVVEELTAGGAGPDQPGSPLSDGVITVEFHSPAPDVVPSDVALDWEKAPKPQKQKGGDPTTWTLSDFYDYLSPDDDLSALDTTPEPEPTPSLPTNMEDENPLLTGSPAVPDNVRPKADSRPSLPAPPMLGPDRSDGLGVGGAMGADGCRLGFVLSGPGVCVSQCDTEPNFCFNGGVCTVVAGMGAFCRCNVQDYIWNKGTRCEWAVTEFQVLCVVVGVSSFVLLLLFMIIVFFAKRLYRLKNENRRLRKRSKYRPQSSEPQTDGLSVSTTADGSQPNDEPQKDNQAKSPQPKEEGSMNILNSHSPKQENNCPAPVVHGHTPNNTEENAEVNMLQNNLV; translated from the exons GGAGACATTCACTAACCAGGCGCCATCATCACCACAACCATTCATCTGTCAACAAGGAAGCTTTGGACACCAGTATGGTACTCAGTGATGACTCAGCAGAAAGGGAACATCTGATTGGAGCAGGGATTGGGGCCAAACTCCCACTCAGCTCCACCAGACATCATCATTCTCACAAACACCGCCACCTGGATTTTGTAGAGGAAGACCCACCTGTGGTAGAGGAGCTAACTGCTGGAGGGGCAGGGCCAGACCAACCTGGAAGTCCTTTATCAGACGGTGTCATCACTGTGGAGTTTCACAGTCCTGCGCCAGATGTTGTACCCTCTGATGTTGCTCTGGATTGGGAAAAAGCCCCCAAACCCCAGAAGCAGAAAGGTGGAGACCCTACCACATGGACGCTCTCCGATTTTTATGACTACCTGTCTCCTGATGATGACCTCTCAGCATTAGATACAACACCTGAGCCAGAACCCACCCCTTCCCTTCCAACCAACATGGAGGATGAGAATCCACTCCTAACTGGCTCGCCAGCTGTTCCTGACAATGTGCGACCAAAAGCAGACAGCCGCCCATCTTTACCAGCTCCTCCGATGCTTGGGCCAGACCGCAGTGACGGGTTAGGTGTAGGTGGGGCCATGGGCGCAGATGGCTGCAGGCTAGGCTTTGTTCTGTCTGGACCTGGGGTGTGTGTTTCTCAATGTGACACTGAACCTAATTTCTGCTTCAATGGAGGAGTGTGCACCGTGGTAGCAGGGATGGGAGCTTTCTGCAG GTGCAATGTACAGGACTATATCTGGAACAAAGGCACGCGCTGTGAATGGGCTGTCACTGAGTTCCAGGttttgtgtgtggtggtgggtgTATCCTCCtttgtcctcctcctgctctTCATGATCATCGTTTTCTTTGCCAAGAGACTTTACCGCCTCAAGAACGAGAACAGGCGCCTTCGCAAACGCAG CAAGTACCGCCCACAGAGCAGCGAGCCACAGACGGACGGCCTCTCAGTTTCAACAACAGCTGACGGCTCACAGCCAAAT GATGAGCCTCAGAAGGACAACCAAGCAAAGTCCCCCCAACCCAAGGAAGAGGGGTCTATGAATATTCTCAACTCCCATTCCCCCAAGCAGGAGAACAACTGCCCTGCTCCTGTCGTCCACGGCCACACCCCCAACAACACAGAGGAAAATGCAGAGGTAAACATGCTCCAGAATAACCTGGTGTAG